The DNA window CCCGGGTCCATTACCAGCGTAGCGCCAATCGCTGAAATGTTGGCTGAGCCGGAGCAAGCTTTCGCCCAGGTCCGGCCGCGCCTGGGCCACCCGCCCGGCCCAGGCCAGGGCCGGCTCGTGCGGTTGGCGCTCCAGGCCCAGCCGGCGGTAGCGTCGGCCCAGGGCCCGCCAGGCCCGCACCACCGGGTCGCGCTCGCGTTCGCCCCGGCTGCTGAGCCAGACCATCCAGATCCCGGCCACGCTGGCGAACAGCACGAACAGCAGCACCAGCTTGTGGTTGTCCAGCCGGTCGACGCCGAAGGGTTGCAGCATGCGCTGCTGGCGGCTGGCGTCGAAGCCGAGCACGAAATCGTTCCAGCCGCGGCGCAGCCAATCGCTGAGGTTGAACAAGGGCGTCGCCGCGGCGATGCCGCCGAACAGTCCGCCGGCGCCCGGCTGCCGGTCGGCCAGGGTGTCGTAGATACGCTCCGGCGCGACCGCCGCGGTCGGGTCGACCCGCACCCAGCCGCGCCCGCGCAACCACACCTCGGCCCAGGCGTGGGCGTCGGAACGGCGCACCAGCCAGTAGTTGCCGACCGGGTTGTAGTAACCGCCGGCATAGCCGGTGACCACCCGCGCCGGCACGCCGGCGCCGCGCATCAGCACCACGAAGGCCGAACTGAAGTGCTCGCAGTAGCCGGCCTTGTGGTCGAACAGGAACTCGTCGACCGAATGCCGGCCGAGCAGGGGCGTGGCCAGGGTGTAGGCGAATTCGCCGCGGATCATCGCCATCGCCCGGCGCACGATCGCCGCATCGTCGGCGCCGGCCTCGGCGCGCCAACGCTGCGCCAAGGCCAGGGTGCGTGGGTTGTAGCCCTCGGGCAGGGACAGGGCCATGCGCCGCAAGGTGTCGCGCAGCTGCGGTTCGTAGCTGGCCGGCGGCGCCGAGTGCAGTTGCCAGCGGGTTAATGTGCTGAGCGGTCGCCGCGTATAGAGATTGTGGTCCAGGGTCAGCCGCGCACCGGGCGGCGCCGCGCGCGGCAGGTCCAGGGCGACGAAATCGCGGGTGTCGGTCGGCTCGACTTCCAGCTCGTAGTCCCAACCGTTGC is part of the Lysobacter firmicutimachus genome and encodes:
- a CDS encoding DUF3488 and transglutaminase-like domain-containing protein; the protein is MAELRLPFAAGRRAGDDARAPEGLPPSARRATLLAGASCLLPLLLQLPPSIAALITAVGVGIGLLSWRRPLPSALRLLLVLGLVGAVLVLAGFSLGRDTGCALLAAMFALKPSETYTLRDARSLIGFALFGPFATFLLDQGPWSLVLGLAAVVLALATLQRLAEYESRPDPARAAEPALSPGQRLLSIGRLIAIGLPLALAVFWLFPRLSSPLWGIPDRALARPGLSDSMRPGEMVELLNDETVTLRARFRGAAPPTSQMYWRGPVLWNFDGREWTRSRWIQGLPAAPMRAAGNGWDYELEVEPTDTRDFVALDLPRAAPPGARLTLDHNLYTRRPLSTLTRWQLHSAPPASYEPQLRDTLRRMALSLPEGYNPRTLALAQRWRAEAGADDAAIVRRAMAMIRGEFAYTLATPLLGRHSVDEFLFDHKAGYCEHFSSAFVVLMRGAGVPARVVTGYAGGYYNPVGNYWLVRRSDAHAWAEVWLRGRGWVRVDPTAAVAPERIYDTLADRQPGAGGLFGGIAAATPLFNLSDWLRRGWNDFVLGFDASRQQRMLQPFGVDRLDNHKLVLLFVLFASVAGIWMVWLSSRGERERDPVVRAWRALGRRYRRLGLERQPHEPALAWAGRVAQARPDLGESLLRLSQHFSDWRYAGNGPGRREARALRNELVRALRAHRPGPSGERR